From a single Okeanomitos corallinicola TIOX110 genomic region:
- a CDS encoding CsgG/HfaB family protein, with protein sequence MKTLSFYQRLTNHTAIALATVTLSLSLGSISAFAQEKLTISVPDFKNETTWWWWQNGTSKQLADALSNELTSTGKFTVVERQKLGEVISEQELAELGLVRKETAAKKGELTGAKYIILGKVTSYEDGVEEESSGASIGGLRLGPLSFGGGNRQNKQKAYVAIDLRVVDSTTAEVVYARTIEGRATSESESSAGSVGLFGVYVGGDKQTSNKAPVAKALRAGLIEITNYLSCVMVEKGSCVAEYEQKEQRRRENTQKVLELE encoded by the coding sequence ATGAAAACTTTGTCTTTTTATCAGCGCTTAACTAATCACACCGCAATAGCGTTAGCAACAGTAACTCTGAGTTTATCTCTCGGTAGCATTAGTGCATTTGCACAAGAAAAACTCACCATTTCCGTACCAGACTTTAAAAATGAGACTACCTGGTGGTGGTGGCAGAATGGTACATCTAAGCAGTTAGCGGATGCTTTAAGTAACGAATTAACATCAACAGGTAAATTTACCGTTGTTGAGCGACAGAAATTAGGAGAGGTAATTTCCGAACAAGAACTTGCTGAATTAGGTTTAGTTCGCAAAGAAACCGCAGCGAAAAAAGGAGAACTCACAGGTGCGAAATATATTATTTTAGGTAAGGTGACATCCTATGAAGATGGTGTTGAGGAAGAATCTAGTGGTGCAAGCATTGGTGGTTTGCGTTTAGGCCCTTTAAGTTTTGGTGGTGGTAATCGTCAAAACAAGCAAAAAGCCTATGTAGCTATTGACTTACGTGTTGTAGATTCTACTACCGCTGAAGTAGTATATGCACGCACAATTGAAGGACGCGCTACTAGTGAATCAGAAAGTAGTGCTGGTTCTGTAGGTCTTTTCGGTGTTTATGTTGGTGGTGATAAACAAACCAGTAATAAAGCACCTGTAGCGAAAGCACTGAGAGCGGGTTTAATAGAAATTACCAATTATCTCAGTTGTGTAATGGTAGAAAAAGGTAGCTGTGTAGCTGAGTATGAACAGAAAGAACAGCGTCGTCGTGAAAATACTCAAAAAGTTTTAGAACTGGAATAA
- a CDS encoding peptidase domain-containing ABC transporter: protein MDRGENSKPDSKITSKLTIPNCQLNHQSNYQNLPINVLDALPWEQPPLSWLNTEEQSELKNQLEVCKYQLGEKIWTQETGEYQFFIITGKVRLRNQNSQPIATLEDGDWFGNLQPLFTNCKAVAASKEVVVVYWNSSLWNNFQNPQIDEFWHDKGDRKQVISERENIEPEEENFSLQTTSSSLSPSPPKPVISDYPFIISANTAAACLTMMAQYLNNGVQLEWVQRQLRGQRPKNVIETAEKLGLSLRKLQVSWQELRQLSFPALLQWNSEGINNWVVSYGMKGNCLIIANPLNTECEYLTQSVVESCWDGQLWQCELISKQEKFNLSWFTPAVWKYRKLLSEVLLASFTLQLLGLTSPLITQVIIDKVMVQESLATLDVMAIALLLVAVFESLLGILRLFIFTHTARRLDLSLSAQLFRHLMRLPLAYFESRRVGDTVARVQELEQIRQFLTGTALTVILDSIFAIVYLGLMFYYNIPLTFVALAVLPLFAILTIVATPILRNWLNQTFNRSADSQSFLVETITGIHSVKAHAAEPVARERWEGLFARFIRTGFKASTTSNISSNIGDFLTNFSTLLILWFGARLVIDNQITVGQLIAFQMLSGRVTGPLLRLVQLWQNLQQVLLSVDRIGDILNAAPEAEAGTGLVLPPLKGEVNFEQVFFRYSPNTEPVLKGISFDVQPGQFVGIVGRSGSGKSTLSKLLQRLYQIESGRILIDGFDLKSCDLASLRQQISVVLQEDFLFNGSILENISLGNPDITAEQVVEAARLAVAHDFISQLPLGYENNVGERGTALSGGQRQRIALARLFLSTAPILILDEATSALDSETEQQVLKNLQTVSANRTVFLIAHRFAPLKRADLILVMEKGIVAERGTHAELLQQKGLYWSLYQRQQMNI from the coding sequence ATGGATAGGGGAGAAAATTCAAAACCTGACAGTAAAATTACAAGTAAATTAACTATTCCAAATTGTCAATTGAATCATCAATCAAATTATCAAAATTTACCAATAAATGTGTTAGATGCTTTACCTTGGGAACAACCGCCATTATCCTGGTTGAATACTGAAGAACAATCAGAATTAAAAAACCAATTAGAAGTTTGTAAATATCAACTTGGGGAAAAAATTTGGACACAAGAAACGGGAGAATATCAGTTTTTTATTATTACTGGTAAAGTCCGGTTACGAAATCAAAATAGTCAACCTATCGCTACGTTAGAGGATGGAGACTGGTTTGGAAACTTACAACCTTTATTTACTAATTGTAAAGCAGTAGCTGCGAGTAAAGAAGTTGTAGTTGTGTATTGGAATTCATCACTTTGGAATAATTTTCAAAATCCTCAAATTGATGAATTTTGGCATGATAAAGGTGACAGAAAACAGGTAATAAGTGAGAGAGAAAATATAGAACCAGAGGAAGAAAATTTTTCCTTACAAACTACATCTTCTTCACTTTCACCATCTCCTCCTAAACCTGTAATTTCTGACTATCCTTTTATCATTAGTGCAAATACTGCTGCTGCTTGTTTAACAATGATGGCGCAATATTTAAACAATGGTGTCCAACTGGAATGGGTACAACGTCAACTACGGGGACAAAGACCCAAAAATGTCATAGAAACCGCAGAAAAATTAGGTTTATCCCTGCGTAAATTACAGGTAAGTTGGCAAGAATTAAGACAGTTATCTTTTCCAGCTTTATTACAATGGAATTCTGAAGGAATTAATAATTGGGTTGTTAGCTATGGGATGAAAGGTAATTGTTTAATTATTGCCAATCCTCTCAATACTGAATGTGAATATTTAACCCAATCCGTAGTAGAATCCTGTTGGGATGGTCAACTATGGCAATGTGAATTAATTTCTAAACAGGAGAAATTTAATCTTTCTTGGTTCACTCCCGCAGTTTGGAAATACCGTAAATTATTAAGTGAGGTATTACTCGCTTCTTTCACTTTACAATTGCTGGGTTTAACTTCACCATTAATTACCCAAGTTATCATTGATAAAGTTATGGTGCAAGAGAGTTTAGCAACTCTTGATGTCATGGCCATAGCTTTATTATTAGTTGCTGTTTTTGAATCTCTTCTGGGTATCCTCAGACTTTTCATTTTTACCCACACTGCACGACGTTTAGATTTGAGTTTATCCGCTCAACTTTTCCGTCATTTAATGCGTTTACCCCTAGCTTATTTTGAATCTCGCAGAGTTGGAGATACAGTCGCTAGAGTTCAAGAATTAGAACAAATTCGTCAATTTTTAACAGGTACAGCTTTAACAGTAATTCTTGATAGTATCTTTGCTATTGTCTACCTGGGATTGATGTTTTATTACAACATTCCTTTAACCTTTGTAGCTTTAGCTGTTCTCCCATTATTTGCGATTTTAACAATTGTTGCTACTCCGATTTTAAGAAATTGGTTAAACCAAACCTTTAACCGCAGTGCTGACAGTCAATCATTTTTAGTAGAGACTATTACAGGGATTCATTCTGTTAAAGCTCATGCTGCTGAACCTGTTGCTAGAGAACGCTGGGAAGGTTTATTTGCTCGGTTTATTAGAACTGGTTTTAAAGCCTCGACAACATCAAATATTAGTAGTAACATTGGTGATTTTCTCACTAATTTTTCTACTTTATTAATCCTTTGGTTTGGTGCAAGATTGGTAATAGATAATCAAATTACAGTTGGGCAATTAATCGCCTTTCAAATGTTGTCAGGGCGAGTTACTGGGCCATTACTAAGGTTAGTACAGTTATGGCAAAATCTGCAACAAGTCCTCCTTTCAGTTGATAGAATTGGTGATATTCTCAATGCTGCACCAGAAGCAGAAGCAGGAACAGGTTTAGTATTACCACCCCTCAAAGGTGAAGTTAATTTTGAACAGGTTTTCTTTCGTTATAGTCCTAACACTGAACCTGTACTAAAAGGAATTTCCTTTGATGTTCAACCAGGGCAATTTGTAGGAATTGTGGGACGCAGTGGTTCTGGAAAAAGCACCCTTTCTAAATTGTTGCAAAGACTTTATCAAATTGAATCAGGCAGAATTTTAATTGATGGTTTTGACCTCAAAAGTTGTGATTTAGCATCTTTAAGACAGCAAATTTCTGTAGTTCTCCAAGAAGACTTTTTATTTAATGGTTCAATTTTGGAAAACATCAGTTTAGGAAATCCTGATATCACTGCTGAACAAGTTGTAGAAGCTGCAAGATTAGCAGTAGCACACGATTTTATTAGTCAATTACCATTAGGTTACGAAAACAATGTTGGTGAAAGAGGTACAGCTTTATCTGGTGGACAAAGACAACGGATAGCTTTAGCAAGACTGTTTCTTTCCACCGCACCAATTTTGATTTTAGATGAAGCTACCAGTGCTTTAGATAGTGAAACAGAACAGCAAGTATTAAAAAATTTGCAGACAGTTTCTGCTAACCGCACCGTGTTTTTAATTGCTCATCGTTTTGCACCTTTAAAACGTGCAGATTTAATTTTGGTGATGGAAAAAGGTATCGTTGCAGAAAGGGGTACACACGCAGAGTTATTACAACAAAAGGGTTTATACTGGTCACTTTATCAACGACAACAGATGAATATTTAA